In Anopheles arabiensis isolate DONGOLA chromosome 2, AaraD3, whole genome shotgun sequence, the genomic window AGATCGTTTTGATTGATGACTAAAACACGATCGTCCCCCCTGTGCCCCTCCACTCATGTCAGACTGACCGCCGCTTTTTCGACAGAAGGTTGGAAAGGTTTACACAGTAGTAGGATACTTTGCACCATCTTTTGGAACGTATCTTTTTGCCGTTTTGGATTAGCAGCAATTGAACacaaacagttttgttttgttttgtctgagCTGAATCACTATCGATTAAATAAGTCTTTCTACGAATGATGATTAGGCGACGAACCTCTGATGCCATGAGCATGAACAATAGCTCGATCCATCTCACGAAAGTTATGCAGCACACTACAACAGAACCGTGTATTGCATACGAACGtaacaactaaaacctcaaCATATGTCTTTGCCTTCAACGGCTAGTAGCTAGCGTACACCCATCATCCTTTTAAAAACAATCCCTAAAGACGTTAAGAaacgttccgttccgttttaaAAACCAAAATCATTTGCTCCCCGTAATGCAGTATTGCTGTGAGACAGAGCGGGTGTACTGGGAAAGCCCTAATCGCTCATCCTTTCTATTCGTCTGCTGTCTCGGTTCCGGCTTACACATGACTTTTGCGTACTCGCGTTTCTCTCTCTACTATATTAACAATACTATACACATACACGAACAAGGATATAAACTATCTACTATTGGCTATTGCGCACGCGGAGCACGGGGAAATTCCCTCATTGGCAAAATCATCAAGGCATAACTCGCTCTCTTTCAAAACCCTAGCTTACTGTGTGCTCTTCAGGTGTGTCTGTGGCATTTACTTCCCTCTTCTGACGCTCCCTACCCCTCTCGTCGACGGTTAAAAATTGGTCTgaaatcgaataaaatgtaaaacttATTAAAAATTAACGTATTTAAATCACTTCCCCTACTTGCTTGGCGCGGCACGACCCCCTGTGGCCATTAGTCTACTATTAGCCCTTAGTCTTGTTTCATCATTGAACTAAAACCggtgttcacacacacacgcacaatcaTGCACACACGgtgagatttaaaaaaaaagtaacagcACAATGTCTGATGCGTCTGCTTGACGCACGCTTGTTCGTGCTTGAAGTGGGGTGGTGGTGCCCTGCCTACCTACGGTTGAATATGTGTGTCCTCCCCGTCGCCCGTGAGCCAGCGGCGGCTATGCTAAAGATTGCTTTTGTTAAatggagaaagaaagagccaaacaaaaacgacaaaaGCAGTCTACACCGTCAGGGAGGTAATGAGCTGCTGGCAGAGCTTCCCGTACTCGTACTGGTCGCCCGAGATCCGCCGCAGCTTGATGCCCTTGCTCGTATTGCTGTCCTTGCTGTTGCGGCCCTCGTACACCTGCAGCTCGATCTGCAGGCCGCCGGAAAACTCCAGACTCAGGTTGGACCGTGCCTCGGAATTGGCCCCGTTGCCACCGCGAGCCGACCCAGTCGCCCCTCCATCCGCACCGCCGAGGGCACCATGGCTCGATCGATCCTCTCCGCCAGCAGCAGTCGATCTGCTACCACCATCGCCCAGCGGATTCGAATCCATCCCACTCGCCGATTTGCTGCCATGACCTCCGCCACTGCCCGTCACACCGTAAACGCAACCCTTGGGCGGCATCGTCGAGTCGAGCGTCCGCTTCACCATCTCCAGTATGCGCACCGAGTCCAGCGAGGAGCATTCctgcggcagcggcagctcgTAGCATTCGTCCGAGCTGCGCGCGCCCCCCTCGCCGAGCGAGTCCGGGCTGAGCCGGCCACCGTCCTGCTCCGAGTACGAGTCGGCACTCTTGAAGCCCGAGCTGGCAGCCGACGGTTCCTGACTCGGCGACAGGTTCGAATGGTTCGAATCGTTGCTCAGGCTGTCGTCGCTGAACCCGAGCGACTTATCGCTGCCCCGCCGCACGTACGACTCGCTAATGTCGGACGTGTCCAGCTTCGCCGAGTTGCTGCTCGCCGTCGCCGTCGAGTTGTTCTCCGTGTCGAGGCTTGCCTTCCGCCCGACGCCCCGCGTTATCGACGGCATGTCGCTCGCCGGCTCGGTAATGAGCAGCCCGGAAAATCCGAGCCCGCTCGTCGTGGCGCTGCTGCCCCCGGTCGGGCAGTTGAGCGAATCGTCGCTATCGCCGTGGCTCGAGTCGGACAGGGCGACGAGCGTGATCTCGCTGCCCTGCACGTCCGTCAGGCAGATCTGTGGGTGCGTGTGCTGGAAGCTAAGATCCTCCGGCGACCCGCTCGCCGAGTGGCTCTTGAACGCAGTGCTTGCCCCACCTCCGGCGGCGGTCGTCCCGGCCGCCGTCAGGTGCTCCTCCTGGATGATGCACAGATTGTTGGGCGAGGTGGGCGGCGTCGCACAGATGCGCATCGTttgcggcggcggtggcggcaacAGCCCATAGTTCTTCGGATCGAAGTAGTTGACCGGCGTGGTGGCGCCCGAGTAGCAGCCCCCCACTATGCGGCCGGAAAAATCGATCTCCACGCTGTTCACGATGTCCATGCTGAGATCGAGCGGCTCGTTGCAGGCCACCGAGGGCGGGAAGGCGGCCGTCACCGCGGACGAGGTGCCGCGCGTAATCGAACCGCCCGCCATTGTGGTGCTGCCGGTGGcactgccaccaccgccacccgtATTCAACGTGCTGATGCCGCGCGTAATTTGATGCATTGGGgaggcagcaccaccaccaccagcgcttGCCGAACCAGTCCCACCACCACTCCCACTGCCGCTCATGTTCCCGCTGCAGCCGCTCACGATCGAGGCCGGCGGACCGGGCAGGATGGGCGAGGAGCAACCGCTCGCGTAGTACACGGGAGAAGGACAgccgctgttgctgttgctgcccgGGTACTCCAGCCCCGACAGATGGCACATTCCCGTGCTGGAAGCGTTCACCGTCGACATTGTGCCGCCCGGTGCCGCCATCAGGTTTTGGAACGCGTACGGATTGCCAAACGCGCCGCCGCCCGCAATGTAGCTCGGTTGCATGCCGCCACCCAGCATCGGGAAGCCGGTGGGCCGTCCTCCTGCACCACCATAACCGGCCCCTACAccagcgccaccaccaccatgatGCCTTAGCGTTGCATTCAGCGGCGATACACTTTGGCtgtgctgcagctgcaacagATTCATGCCggcatccagcagcagcgtccCACCACCTCCTGCTCCTGCGGGGCTACCAccaccccgcaccagccccaGCTGGTGGCCCACCTCGTACGGCATGGTGCGCGTGTGCAGGATGCTGTTGGCCGTGTCGATCTGCAGCCGGTTCTCCTGCACCAGCTTCTCCAGCCCGGGCACCAGCGACAGCAGCACGTCGTGCGGCACGGTAATGTCGGGCAGCGTTCCAGTGGTGGCACTGCTCCGCTCGTCCACGAACGCTTTACAGTGCATCGGGGAGCCGGGCAGGCTGACGGAGTTGTCCGCGAGCGGCGGGCTCGGCGTTATCAGCAGATTGttgctgcgctgctgctgcgacgcCGCTATTGCGGCCGCGTGCAGGCCcttctgcagctgctggcACTCCTGGAACGGGCCCTGGAACTGGGACGTGATGCGGGAGCCCTCGGACGCGCGGCGCACCGGGCTGTAACGGCCTGCAAAGGTGAAGAAATAGGGAATTAGATTGCGGTTTTGTAGAATTAAGGATGAGAATTTAAAAGAAGAAATGGATGATGTTGAGGAGTTCGACGGCAATGGCTACGGGACACATAAGGACAAAAAAGCGTGCAATTGCACAACAGCTACTACACCAACACAAACGTCTAGCGCAGATTTAaacaccagaaaaaaaaacaatccaccgTTAAGACTACAAATCTTGTTTCTAATTACAAAAATGACGAAGGATTTAGGAAGGCCAGGCGATTTACGAAGGCTGTGTTAGTAGTGTGAAGCGATTGACCCGTAATTCTTCGTTGtctcctttctctttctccgGATTGATGGCGACGACTCCCCGCCGAATGGTTGGGTTAGTTGGGTTGTGTGGCGAGAGATGCATCCTTCCCGAGATGATGAGACACGCGAGTTCCGCCAGACACGGATCACTTACCGATTTCCTGTACCGTCGGGAGCTTACATGTGCGGGTGGCGTAGCGTCGGTTACAGAGCTGCGACTGTACCACTATcaccgcctgctgctgctgctgctgctgctgctgttgctgctgctgcaggggCTGCTGGTGAGCCGGTGGTGGCGTTGGCACGGCTGGCGGACAGACCATCGGGGGCGGGTGCGATTGGGTTCCGTGCGGTCCTCCCATGGCGTCCAGTGGACCGTGGTGCTTGGCCATTGCCGATGATGCCTGCGAGCAGACGGGCGGCAGCAGCGAGGGTGGCAAATAGTCGCGGTTCATGCGTGCCTCCACCTCCCGTATCAGGTCCGGGCTTATCACTgtggcgcgcacacacacacacaagcagcagcgTGTGGTAGTAGTAGGGCCGCACGCATGTTGCGTGTGTTTGAGGGTGTATTATTTTGTTGGGTTGGGGGGAAGGGAGCAGTGCAGTTCCGTTGTTCCGTATAGCAGGTAtttacggtttttttttaatgaacaacaccaaaaacaacattgaTGCACAAGAAGTtgaaaataacatatttacacgaaaaaaaatacaaaaaaaagaagaaaaaaaggaaaaaagggatgaggagaaaaacaaaattggtataaaaaacaaaacaacggaaaagaaataatagaaTAGTATCACACGAGGAGACAGACATAGAGGAATATAATAATGTGTAAACTAGTGATGTGCACTTTGCAGGGCACTTACgattccgatccgactccggctattgttagtccgattccgactccggaaaaATCCGAATCACTATTTACGCCCAGAGTCGTAGTCGTCtgggtcggagtcgtccgggtcggagtcgtccgggtCGTAGTCGTCTGGGTCGGATTCGTCcgggtcggaatcgttcggagtacAGAGTCATAGTCGTCCGAGTCATCCGGTGTCGTcaggagtcgtctgaagtcgtccgtagtggtctgaagtcgtccggagtagtccggagtcgtctgaaattgtccggagtcgaagtcgtccagagtcgtccagagtcgtccggagtcgtccagagtcgtccagagtcatccggagtcgtccagagtcgtccggcttggtccggagtcgtccggagtagtccggagtcgtctgaaattgtccggagtcgtctgaaattgtccggagtcgaagtcgtccagagtcgtccagagtcgtccagagtcgtccagagtcgtccagagtcgtccagagtcgtctggagtcgtccagagtcgtccagagtcgtccagagtcgtccagagtcgtccagagtcgtccagagtcgtccagagtcgtccagagtcgtctggagtcgtccagagtcgtccagagtcgtccagagtcgtccagagtcgaccGAATTTTgagtcatttggagtcgtcctgagtcgATAGGAGTCGAGTGGAAtcggagtcgatcggagtaACAGGAGCCGTCCGGGGCAATGTGCTAGTGATCAAGCATTTCATTTCtctgtgtttttgtctttcactttgcgcgtgcacttccTACACAgacctttgtttcgaaggtcAACTCCGGAAGGCTCCCACTTCAACcgattccgggcgactccggacgactctggacgactccgaatccgaacgactccgactccaatcGATTCCGGACCACaacgaacgactctggacaactccgactttgaacgactccgaacgactccgggcacCTCTGAGCGAATTCGAACGtatccggacgactctggacgactctgaacgattCCAGCCGATACCAGACGACACCGGATAACTGCTGgacggacctaccttccggagtcggttccgaaattgaCGGAGTCGGATTAGAGTCAGCTCCGTATTGTTGCCAACTATACTAAGTGTAAACACATTTCTACAACACTTCAAACAAAACGTGAAAATCTTCGTACGTCATTTGcttgtgcaaaaataaaagaaataatcaacaaagtaagacaacaacaaacagtaCTTCTAAATTTCGTGttttgaagtgtgtgtgtgtgtgtgtgtgtgtgtgtgtgtgtgtgtgtgtgtgtgtgtgtgtgtgtgtgtgtgtgtgtgtgtgtgtgtgtgtgtgtgctagcaGTAGTTTAGCAAACATGCAAAGGAAGTAAAGATTCTTAcgagacaaaacaaacacacacacgaacgacGATCATTCAAACATTCTTTCGCCTGTTGCGAATTTAGAAACCGGTGACGTTTCGAGCGCACTCCGATCCATTACTTACCGGGCGGACGTTCCATCACGGTCAGTAGACCGGTACGCCGAGTGCGGCCTCCACCGCCCGCTCCGGTACCGCTTGTGCCGCCCGCCGACGGGGCCGGCGAGTGTGCCTGCGGTGGTTCCATCGGTGACGCGTTCCCGGCCGACAGATCATCCGTACAGCCGACGGTATGCCGTTTGGTGCAACCGCGTCCATGCATGTATCTATGGAAATGGGAAGGCGAAAAGGTCAGTATGTTATCGGGGCGTAACACATCGGTACATCATAAGGGAAAGAAAGGGTTTTGTTAAGCAGTAGGGACAGTTGGGTTCTGTTTGCATGTTCTTTGCATTTCCATTCGCTGGTAATGTCTCCATTGTTGACGGTGTTCCACACATCATTTACATCCGAAAAGGCGCACGGCGGAAATGGAAATTCCTCCCCGACGTATCGTCGACACGCGCGGTGACATAACGTTGACCACACACAACGTGGAAGCAGGGATTACGCGCAAAAAAGGGAGCGTTATGGCATCAGCCGGGTGGTgccactgctactactacaacAAACACGCTATCACCTTCTCCCCCATCTAAATCCAGTTAGAAAGCAATTTGTAGCTAATAAGACAAAATCGATCCCAAATTGCATTGCATTCAAAttggaatagaaaaaaaggtgcGTTTAAAACTAACTTTTAATACCCCCGTCGAcaagcatacacacagacacatgaaGACGTGCGTACATCTTGCTAAAAGGGGGACGGAAATGTCGTTTATCGTACCAGCGTTGTGTCGGCTGACAGATAAGACCATTTCTTTTATCGCAAAGGTGCGTTACACATCTGCTGTTCGCGCGAAATTCGGGCTAAAGCGGCGCGCAACGGACACGCACAGTGCGCGGCCTTAAAAACTCTTTACCGAAGCTACACGCTGCAGTATCTCCAGTACGGAAGGGCAGaaagaaatgcaaacaaacaaacaaagacgCGCTGCGGACCCCCGCCGTTCGATCGAAGGGCTTCGGGCTTTCCACGTTCGTGTTTTGATTTGCTGGCAGCATTCGATACGCTGACACAGTGTAGCATTGCCCTTCACCCCATTCCAGCACCTCCAAAAACACGCTCAAGGGCACGTAAAATAAACagcaaattttaatatttgtgtgTCGAGAGAGCGGATGAACGGAACCTTCAAGCTTCTCTTTTTTGATGagataaaaacacaaataaaacctTCAACCACACTTTCCTGACGCATTTTTTGATAAGCAGCGTGTTTTGGGAGATGGTGGATGAGGGGGGAAACCCCCCCGACCCCCCTTCAAACAGCAtagaaaaaacgaacaacaatTTCAACCGGTGTGCGTTTCCAACTGTTTTGCAAATGAAACGCTTCAGCTTACGATTACCCCCGTACCTCTGAATTTCATCATTCGAATCATCCGTGCCCTCGCTGTTGGGCGTCTGCAGCATCATCACGTGGTCCATCATGAGCGTGGAATTGTTTACCGCGCCGGTAATCGGTCCAAGGGCGGAAGTCGGCCCACTCGCACCCAGCAACGATCCATctccttgctgctgttgctgcgtcTGTTGAGACTGCTGTgactgcggctgctgctgctgctgctggtgtgtatGATGTTGATCGTGGAAGTTGGTAGACGACGAAGGGTAGTAAATTTGCAGATTCGCCCCACCATCCGATGCCCGGCGGCCAAAGGAGCTCGCTGAAATAAGAGGGAGAGCAAGACAAACACACCCGAAAAAAAGGGCAATTAGCACGCGCACTGACGATAACCCCCCGGGCGCCACACAACTCACTTGCACCCATCACAGTCGGCGGCTTGAGCAGATGCTGATCCTTGATGGTCAGATTGTGGATCGGTTGGTTTTGCAGCGAAGGAATGTTGATCGGCACGTTCGGTGTCGGCGGGACCGGCGGTTCGTGCGGCCCAATCTTGAAGCTGATCGGCACCACGTTCGGGTTGACCAGTACCTGCTCGTGCGCCACATCGC contains:
- the LOC120900003 gene encoding uncharacterized protein LOC120900003 isoform X2, producing the protein MTESFPSALGGLGMAAIKQHQQQQQQQQQQQQPPQQQPHHHHHPHHHQQQQPGAMSIEKLVRVGYYELEKTIGKGNFAVVKLASNVITNSKVAIKIIDKTCLDEENLAKTFREISILKVLHHPHITRLYEVMESRNKIYLVTEHAAQGEIFDHLVANGRMREEEAARIFSQIVAAVDYCHRKGIVHRDLKAENVLLDTDMNVKLADFGFSNTFVEGQPLRTWCGSPPYAAPEVFQGVEYDGPKSDIWSLGVVLYVLVCGALPFDGTTLHDLRSVVVAGKFRIPFFMSQECEQLIRHMLVVEPERRYTLKQIAHHRWLAQYNSIPMLEAGDYGLGSAGGPVVRETENLDTVVMTHMLQLPGLTADMIAQSVHESRFDHIYAIYNLLVDKLRQKRKEKGRLQHHASLAYSRSRKTSITTGVVDRTEVIKNDSLERLSPLTSVGSTILNISSGLAGSEELEKYDQDTATTPTGGAPARQSDVGTALGSDQQQHQQQQHPQHQQQQQYQHHLFPPPSCHGANGAGGGGGNTRRHTVGPGDVAHEQVLVNPNVVPISFKIGPHEPPVPPTPNVPINIPSLQNQPIHNLTIKDQHLLKPPTVMGATSSFGRRASDGGANLQIYYPSSSTNFHDQHHTHQQQQQQPQSQQSQQTQQQQQGDGSLLGASGPTSALGPITGAVNNSTLMMDHVMMLQTPNSEGTDDSNDEIQRYMHGRGCTKRHTVGCTDDLSAGNASPMEPPQAHSPAPSAGGTSGTGAGGGGRTRRTGLLTVMERPPGRYSPVRRASEGSRITSQFQGPFQECQQLQKGLHAAAIAASQQQRSNNLLITPSPPLADNSVSLPGSPMHCKAFVDERSSATTGTLPDITVPHDVLLSLVPGLEKLVQENRLQIDTANSILHTRTMPYEVGHQLGLVRGGGSPAGAGGGGTLLLDAGMNLLQLQHSQSVSPLNATLRHHGGGGAGVGAGYGGAGGRPTGFPMLGGGMQPSYIAGGGAFGNPYAFQNLMAAPGGTMSTVNASSTGMCHLSGLEYPGSNSNSGCPSPVYYASGCSSPILPGPPASIVSGCSGNMSGSGSGGGTGSASAGGGGAASPMHQITRGISTLNTGGGGGSATGSTTMAGGSITRGTSSAVTAAFPPSVACNEPLDLSMDIVNSVEIDFSGRIVGGCYSGATTPVNYFDPKNYGLLPPPPPQTMRICATPPTSPNNLCIIQEEHLTAAGTTAAGGGASTAFKSHSASGSPEDLSFQHTHPQICLTDVQGSEITLVALSDSSHGDSDDSLNCPTGGSSATTSGLGFSGLLITEPASDMPSITRGVGRKASLDTENNSTATASSNSAKLDTSDISESYVRRGSDKSLGFSDDSLSNDSNHSNLSPSQEPSAASSGFKSADSYSEQDGGRLSPDSLGEGGARSSDECYELPLPQECSSLDSVRILEMVKRTLDSTMPPKGCVYGVTGSGGGHGSKSASGMDSNPLGDGGSRSTAAGGEDRSSHGALGGADGGATGSARGGNGANSEARSNLSLEFSGGLQIELQVYEGRNSKDSNTSKGIKLRRISGDQYEYGKLCQQLITSLTV
- the LOC120900003 gene encoding uncharacterized protein LOC120900003 isoform X1, whose protein sequence is MTESFPSALGGLGMAAIKQHQQQQQQQQQQQQPPQQQPHHHHHPHHHQQQQPGAMSIEKLVRVGYYELEKTIGKGNFAVVKLASNVITNSKVAIKIIDKTCLDEENLAKTFREISILKVLHHPHITRLYEVMESRNKIYLVTEHAAQGEIFDHLVANGRMREEEAARIFSQIVAAVDYCHRKGIVHRDLKAENVLLDTDMNVKLADFGFSNTFVEGQPLRTWCGSPPYAAPEVFQGVEYDGPKSDIWSLGVVLYVLVCGALPFDGTTLHDLRSVVVAGKFRIPFFMSQECEQLIRHMLVVEPERRYTLKQIAHHRWLAQYNSIPMLEAGDYGLGSAGGPVVRETENLDTVVMTHMLQLPGLTADMIAQSVHESRFDHIYAIYNLLVDKLRQKRKEKGRLQHHASLAYSRSRKTSITTGVVDRTEVIKNDSLERLSPLTSVGSTILNISSGLAGSEELEKYDQDTATTPTGGAPARQSDVGTALGSDQQQHQQQQHPQHQQQQQYQHHLFPPPSCHGANGAGGGGGNTRRHTVGPGDVAHEQVLVNPNVVPISFKIGPHEPPVPPTPNVPINIPSLQNQPIHNLTIKDQHLLKPPTVMGATSSFGRRASDGGANLQIYYPSSSTNFHDQHHTHQQQQQQPQSQQSQQTQQQQQGDGSLLGASGPTSALGPITGAVNNSTLMMDHVMMLQTPNSEGTDDSNDEIQRYMHGRGCTKRHTVGCTDDLSAGNASPMEPPQAHSPAPSAGGTSGTGAGGGGRTRRTGLLTVMERPPVISPDLIREVEARMNRDYLPPSLLPPVCSQASSAMAKHHGPLDAMGGPHGTQSHPPPMVCPPAVPTPPPAHQQPLQQQQQQQQQQQQQAVIVVQSQLCNRRYATRTCKLPTVQEIGRYSPVRRASEGSRITSQFQGPFQECQQLQKGLHAAAIAASQQQRSNNLLITPSPPLADNSVSLPGSPMHCKAFVDERSSATTGTLPDITVPHDVLLSLVPGLEKLVQENRLQIDTANSILHTRTMPYEVGHQLGLVRGGGSPAGAGGGGTLLLDAGMNLLQLQHSQSVSPLNATLRHHGGGGAGVGAGYGGAGGRPTGFPMLGGGMQPSYIAGGGAFGNPYAFQNLMAAPGGTMSTVNASSTGMCHLSGLEYPGSNSNSGCPSPVYYASGCSSPILPGPPASIVSGCSGNMSGSGSGGGTGSASAGGGGAASPMHQITRGISTLNTGGGGGSATGSTTMAGGSITRGTSSAVTAAFPPSVACNEPLDLSMDIVNSVEIDFSGRIVGGCYSGATTPVNYFDPKNYGLLPPPPPQTMRICATPPTSPNNLCIIQEEHLTAAGTTAAGGGASTAFKSHSASGSPEDLSFQHTHPQICLTDVQGSEITLVALSDSSHGDSDDSLNCPTGGSSATTSGLGFSGLLITEPASDMPSITRGVGRKASLDTENNSTATASSNSAKLDTSDISESYVRRGSDKSLGFSDDSLSNDSNHSNLSPSQEPSAASSGFKSADSYSEQDGGRLSPDSLGEGGARSSDECYELPLPQECSSLDSVRILEMVKRTLDSTMPPKGCVYGVTGSGGGHGSKSASGMDSNPLGDGGSRSTAAGGEDRSSHGALGGADGGATGSARGGNGANSEARSNLSLEFSGGLQIELQVYEGRNSKDSNTSKGIKLRRISGDQYEYGKLCQQLITSLTV